Genomic segment of Polycladomyces abyssicola:
CAGACCGCGGTTTTTGAGCAATCGGCCCAAAGAAGCCGCTGTGATCCCTTTTCCCAGTGACGAAACCACACCGCCGGTGACAAAGATGAATTTGGTCGTCATCGATCTTTCCCTCCATGCACTCAGGATTCCCATTTTCACGGAAAATAGAAAAAGCGCCACCCTGATCAGGGGGCGCTTCTCACATTCGCGACTACACGGTATCGGGTTATATCCGAACAATTAGCCCAGAAAGTAGTTTACCTTTTTGGAGGAAGCTTTGTCAACAGCCAAGATCAGCATGGGCGGCAAAAGGGACCGGCGTTTCCGGTCCTCATATCAGGTCTTCGTCTTCTTCCTCCGCTTCTTCTACCTCTTCCTCATCAAGTTCTTCATATTCCTCGTCGTCGAAAACATCGTCTTCATCCAGATTTTCGTCGTCGAACAGTTCATCCTCTTCCTCTTCAAACAGATCCTCTTCCAGATCTTCGTCAAAGTCGTCTTTCACATTGGCCTGAACGGCGGAATCGGTGGCCTGTTCGGTGGGATACCATTTTTTCAGACCCCACAAGCTTTTGCCAACACAGATAAACCGGCCATCGATATTGATCTCGGTGTATAATTGCGCGATATAGCGCGTCATCTCCTCTTCCGTGAACCCTTTCAACCGGGCCACTTCCTGATAAAGATCACGGTACAGCATCGGTTCGCCCTTTTCGTACAACAACTCGTAAACGAGATCGACCATCGCCGTCTCTCGGATTTCTTCGGGTGTCAAGGAAGCTAGTTTCCCGCTCATCATTGGACACTTCCTTCCGTACGCATTGTCCTTGAGCCGCCAACGTTCTTGGTCCGTACGTCTATTTTAACCAAACAAAAAGGGAAGTCAACCTGAGATCCCTTGAAAATGGAAAAAATCAGGAAGGTGGTTGCAACTTTGTGAAATCTTGATTCCGTCTTGACTGGGGGTTAACATTGTCACGCTATCATGATTTCTGCACACACCCCATATCAGAGGAGGGGGAGCGTGTTGCAGCAGTTGGTATTTCCGCTCATCATTCTCTTGACCGGATTAGCCGCCATGCCGCTTGTCGATGAGTGGAAATCCACTTCCGAGTGACTGATCCGTCATCAGTCGCCATCACCCGGTCCGCTGATTCACTTTTAGCTGAGCAGACGTGTTTTTCCTCATCTCCTCCTGTCGGATGGCGAACGAATGCCTCCCCCTCCGGGAGGCGAATCCGCTGACAAACAGTGATAGAGCCGTTGTTCACCTCCGGTTGACACTGCCGGATGGTGAAAACGGCTCCCTTTTTTTCTTTCCCAGGGTTCACATGTTTCGCCGGTATTGACCTCCCACCTCATACAATGCTGCGGTAATCTGCCCCAGGCTGGCCACCTTCACCGTTTCCATCAACTCGGCGAAGATGTTGCCGTTTTCTCTTGCTACCTGCTTTAGACGGGCGAGAGCGGCAGGGGCCACATCTTTGTGCCGTTCATGGAATTCGCGCAAGCGGCGGATTTGTGATTCCTTTTCTTCCGGTGTGGCGCGGGTCAGTTCCAATTCCGGCTCTTCCGGCGGATTCGGGTTGAGGAACGTGTTGACACCGATGATCGGCAGTTCGCCGGAATGCTTTTTGGTTTCGTAGTAGAGGGACTCCTCCTGGATTTTGCTCCGCTGATACTGCGTCTCCATCGCTCCCAGGACGCCGCCCCGGTCAGAGATCCGCTCAAATTCGGCCAACACGGCCTCTTCCACCAAATCGGTCAGCTCTTCGATGATGAACGATCCTTGCAACGGATTTTCGTTTTTGGCCAATCCCAACTCCTTGGTGATGATGAGCTGGATCGCCATCGCCCGGCGGACCGATTCTTCGGTCGGCGTGGTGATCGCCTCGTCGTAAGCGTTGGTGTGCAGGGAGTTGCATTGATCGTAGATGGCCATGAGCGCCTGCAATGTGGTGCGGATGT
This window contains:
- the rpoE gene encoding DNA-directed RNA polymerase subunit delta, yielding MSGKLASLTPEEIRETAMVDLVYELLYEKGEPMLYRDLYQEVARLKGFTEEEMTRYIAQLYTEINIDGRFICVGKSLWGLKKWYPTEQATDSAVQANVKDDFDEDLEEDLFEEEEDELFDDENLDEDDVFDDEEYEELDEEEVEEAEEEDEDLI